The window TCCCCGCACCGCGCGTTCTCGACGCCCCGCGCCTCGAGCGTCTCGACCAGAGCGTCGCTGGCCTCGACGGCCGCCGTCTCGAAGTGCTCCTGAAAGTACAGCGCGTCCCGCCCGGCGCCGGCGCCGAGGTCGACGAGCGGCCCGTCCAGCCGCTCTTCGAGCCACGCGCCCGCCGCCGAGTCGGCGTCGAACGGCTCGAAGTAGAACTCCTCGATGGGGTGGCGCAGTCGCTCCTCGCCGTCGCACTGCCACAGCGGTTCCGCACGCTCCCCACGGTGGTGGTCCAGTATCGCGCGGCCGAAGGCGTCAGCCATCGCCGGTCAGTTCGCCGTCCCGGATGATGTGTGTTATTGTGACGAGGTACCAGTTGACGATGCCCCTGATTGCCGCCACCCCGTTCGGCCGTTTAAGGTCTGTAATGACGTTCCGACTCCCGAAGGACTTCCCACCCGTTAGAGGAAAACGACTATAAGGGTAGTGTGACGTGGTATCCATTACCATGGCAGAATGCGACGACTGCGGCGCGTCCGTACCGCGCGTCTGGCGTCACCGGGAGTACAGCGAACCGATGACTCACCGCGAACTGGCCTGGCTCTGTGAATCCTGTCACCCCGAAGTTCGAGAGCGGGCGCGGCCCGCCGCGGGAGACGACGACGCCGTGGCGATGACCGACGGCGGCCGCAGGTAACCGGCTCCGACGAGTCGGTGCCGGGGTCGGTGAGCCCACGCTACCCGCCCGCTCAGAGGTCCGCGAGAATCTCCTCGGCGTGGCCCTCTGGATCGACGCCCTCGTAGACGGCCTCGACGGTCCCGTCGGGACCGATGAGGTACGTGTTCCGGAACACGCCGTCGAACGTGTTTCCGAACATGTTCTTCTCGCCGTAGGAGTCGTACCGACTGGCCACCTCGCCGTCCTCGTCCGACAGCAGGCGGAAGGGGAGGTCGTACGCCGCGGCGAAGTCGTCGAGGTCGTCGACGGGATCGTCGCTGACCCCCAGCACGGCGACGTCGCGGTCCTCGAAGGCGTCCCACTCGTCGCGGAAGCCACAGGCCTCGGTCGTACAGCCGGGCGTGTCCGCGCGCGGGTAGAAGTACAGGACGACCCGCTGGCCCTCGTAGTCCGAGAGCGCGACCGGCTCGCCGTCCTGGTCTGACAACTGGAAGTCGGGTGCGGTCTCGCCGACGCTGAGCATGCCGGAGTCCTGTGGGCCCGACGCCAAAGGCCCATCGCAACGTCCTTTGGAGTCCGGTCTAACTCTCGGGTATGCAACGGCACGTCCGCGAGCGGACCCGA of the Halomicrobium salinisoli genome contains:
- the bcp gene encoding thioredoxin-dependent thiol peroxidase, producing the protein MLSVGETAPDFQLSDQDGEPVALSDYEGQRVVLYFYPRADTPGCTTEACGFRDEWDAFEDRDVAVLGVSDDPVDDLDDFAAAYDLPFRLLSDEDGEVASRYDSYGEKNMFGNTFDGVFRNTYLIGPDGTVEAVYEGVDPEGHAEEILADL